A portion of the Cryptomeria japonica chromosome 5, Sugi_1.0, whole genome shotgun sequence genome contains these proteins:
- the LOC131069450 gene encoding rapid alkalinization factor has protein sequence MGNGKGISWLVLLWSLLCVCLFFAAGSEAGAEMEAWSLWDSKPRAGCSGLIGECFEDEEMLMDSESNRRILAGKTYISYGALRSNSVPCSRRGASYYNCRSGGQANPYRRSCTQITRCARSTS, from the coding sequence ATGGGAAATGGCAAGGGGATCTCGTGGCTCGTCCTTTTGTGGTCGCTGCTCTGCGTTTGTTTGTTTTTTGCAGCGGGATCTGAGGCTGGGGCTGAAATGGAGGCGTGGAGCTTGTGGGACTCGAAGCCGCGAGCGGGATGCAGTGGACTGATTGGGGAGTGCTTCGAGGATGAGGAAATGCTCATGGATTCCGAGAGTAATAGGAGGATTTTGGCTGGGAAGACCTACATCAGCTATGGTGCGCTGAGGTCCAACAGTGTTCCGTGTTCGAGACGCGGGGCTTCTTATTATAACTGCCGATCTGGTGGACAGGCGAATCCTTACAGGCGCAGCTGCACTCAGATCACTCGCTGCGCCAGAAGTACTTCTTAG